The Nitratidesulfovibrio sp. SRB-5 genome includes a window with the following:
- the glmS gene encoding glutamine--fructose-6-phosphate transaminase (isomerizing) — translation MCGIIGYAGHRPAVPLIIEGLRRLEYRGYDSAGVAFVQNRELITVRAEGKLSALDEKLASCPNTVATTGMGHTRWATHGIPVERNAHPHKSNDGGLAIVHNGIIENYAELKADLAAKGYVFHSETDTEVLANLISEGRKHNATMLDAFAWALRQAHGAYAVALTTPEEPEVLYAARLSAPLILGVGTGENFVASDIPAFLPYTRDVVFLEDGELVRIDANSWKVMRIADLSPVEKAVNHIQWDMQAAQKGGYKHFMLKEIFEQPKVITDCLAGRVDWNRMEVTLPELAALPVPKRLHIVACGTSYHAGMWGKHLLESWARVPVNVEIASEFRYRDIILDPADMVLVISQSGETADTLAALRIAREHGVKVAGLCNVVGSSIAREADAVIYTQAGPEISVASTKAMCSQMVLLTLMALHWGRNTGALSETVRANVLQTLRKLPGQLETVLPAMRDEAQVLARTYSKAKSFFYLGRGHCFPLALEGALKLKEISYIHAEGYASGEMKHGPIALIDPDFPTFALALNDDLFPKVKSNIEEVQARRGKIIALTNPGVELKVDHPWSIPDAWGPMAAFLVLPALQLFSYEAADYLGKDVDQPRNLAKSVTVE, via the coding sequence ATGTGCGGCATCATCGGATACGCCGGTCATCGTCCCGCCGTTCCCCTCATCATAGAAGGCCTGCGCCGCCTCGAATACCGGGGCTACGACTCGGCGGGGGTCGCCTTCGTCCAGAACCGCGAACTCATCACCGTGCGCGCCGAGGGCAAGCTTTCCGCCCTTGACGAAAAGCTGGCGTCCTGCCCCAACACCGTGGCCACCACGGGCATGGGGCACACCCGCTGGGCCACCCACGGCATTCCCGTGGAACGCAACGCCCACCCGCACAAGTCCAACGACGGCGGCCTCGCCATCGTGCACAACGGCATCATCGAGAACTACGCGGAACTGAAGGCCGACCTTGCCGCCAAGGGCTACGTCTTCCATTCCGAGACCGACACCGAAGTGCTGGCCAACCTCATTTCCGAGGGCCGCAAGCACAACGCCACCATGCTCGACGCCTTTGCCTGGGCGCTGCGCCAGGCGCACGGCGCCTACGCCGTGGCCCTGACCACCCCCGAAGAGCCGGAAGTGCTCTACGCCGCGCGCCTGTCCGCCCCGCTGATCCTGGGCGTGGGCACCGGCGAGAACTTCGTGGCGTCGGACATTCCCGCCTTCCTGCCCTACACCCGGGACGTGGTGTTCCTGGAAGACGGCGAGCTGGTGCGCATCGACGCCAATTCATGGAAGGTCATGCGCATCGCCGACCTTTCGCCCGTGGAAAAGGCCGTCAACCATATCCAGTGGGACATGCAGGCGGCCCAGAAGGGCGGCTACAAGCACTTCATGCTCAAGGAAATCTTCGAGCAGCCCAAGGTCATCACCGACTGTCTGGCAGGCCGCGTGGACTGGAACCGCATGGAAGTGACCCTGCCGGAACTGGCCGCGCTGCCGGTGCCCAAGCGGCTGCACATCGTGGCCTGCGGCACCTCGTACCATGCGGGCATGTGGGGCAAGCACCTGCTGGAAAGCTGGGCCCGCGTGCCGGTGAACGTGGAAATCGCCTCGGAATTCCGCTACCGCGACATCATCCTGGACCCGGCGGACATGGTGCTGGTCATCAGCCAGTCGGGCGAAACGGCGGATACCCTTGCCGCCCTGCGCATAGCGCGGGAGCACGGAGTGAAGGTGGCGGGCCTGTGCAACGTGGTGGGTTCGTCCATCGCGCGCGAGGCGGACGCGGTCATCTACACGCAGGCCGGGCCGGAAATCAGCGTGGCCTCCACCAAGGCCATGTGCAGCCAGATGGTGCTGCTGACCCTGATGGCCCTGCACTGGGGCCGCAACACCGGCGCCCTTTCCGAAACGGTACGCGCCAACGTGCTGCAAACCCTCAGGAAACTGCCCGGTCAGCTGGAAACCGTGCTGCCCGCCATGCGCGACGAGGCGCAGGTGCTGGCCCGCACCTACTCCAAGGCCAAGAGCTTCTTCTACCTGGGGCGCGGCCATTGCTTCCCGCTGGCGCTGGAAGGCGCCCTGAAGCTGAAGGAAATCTCGTACATCCACGCGGAGGGCTACGCCTCCGGCGAGATGAAGCACGGCCCCATCGCGCTCATCGACCCGGACTTCCCCACCTTTGCGCTTGCGCTCAACGACGACCTGTTCCCCAAGGTGAAGTCCAACATCGAAGAAGTGCAGGCCCGGCGCGGCAAGATCATTGCCCTGACCAACCCCGGCGTGGAGCTGAAGGTGGACCACCCCTGGTCCATCCCCGACGCGTGGGGCCCCATGGCCGCCTTCCTTGTGCTGCCCGCCCTGCAACTGTTCAGCTACGAGGCTGCCGATTACCTCGGCAAGGACGTGGACCAGCCGCGCAACCTCGCCAAGAGCGTGACGGTGGAATAG
- a CDS encoding GNAT family N-acetyltransferase — translation MIAQDVAYRPPFTFKVAPACAIHQQRLARCLRLEAACLAAWPAQEEERRGNLLLRAAGGYSMRINSGVPLLPAGAGVTWDEGHVRDAEAWFAARGLPPQFRLPEPLEGGNEATDCADGNSGQNAMEAPHCAVGCGLDPVLAALGYTATDPTLVQELDLTGWAANAHAAPHATPPRSGAPSSAPRRCAMVPHSAWLAAEGAVRGRTGSATENPVLRGLLDTLGSVGQTWLLHVDGQPAVCGLGVRTGDAYGIFAVAARPDLRRQGHGRALVTAMLSAARRDGARTAWLQVGQGNAPARALYEGLGFATSYGYWYRVRQ, via the coding sequence GTGATTGCGCAAGACGTTGCATACCGCCCGCCCTTCACCTTCAAGGTGGCCCCGGCATGTGCCATCCACCAGCAACGCCTGGCCCGCTGCCTGCGGCTGGAGGCTGCCTGCCTTGCCGCATGGCCCGCGCAGGAAGAGGAACGGCGGGGCAACCTGCTGTTGCGCGCGGCTGGGGGCTATTCCATGCGCATCAACAGCGGGGTGCCGCTGCTGCCTGCGGGCGCGGGCGTGACGTGGGACGAAGGCCACGTGCGCGATGCCGAGGCCTGGTTTGCCGCGCGCGGCCTGCCTCCGCAGTTCCGGCTGCCGGAGCCGCTGGAAGGCGGAAACGAGGCAACGGATTGTGCTGACGGAAACTCCGGGCAGAATGCGATGGAGGCTCCCCATTGCGCCGTGGGGTGCGGACTCGACCCCGTGCTGGCAGCCCTGGGCTACACCGCCACCGACCCCACGCTGGTGCAGGAGCTGGACCTGACAGGATGGGCCGCGAATGCGCATGCCGCCCCCCATGCCACCCCACCCCGCTCCGGTGCCCCCTCCTCCGCGCCGCGCCGCTGCGCCATGGTGCCCCACTCGGCGTGGCTGGCGGCGGAAGGCGCAGTGCGTGGCCGCACCGGCAGCGCCACGGAAAATCCCGTCCTGCGCGGTCTGCTGGACACCCTTGGTTCCGTCGGGCAGACTTGGCTGCTGCACGTGGACGGCCAGCCCGCCGTGTGCGGCCTTGGGGTGCGCACGGGCGATGCGTACGGCATCTTCGCCGTGGCGGCCCGCCCCGACCTGCGGCGACAGGGACACGGGCGTGCACTGGTCACGGCCATGTTGTCAGCCGCCCGGCGGGACGGCGCACGCACCGCATGGTTGCAGGTGGGGCAGGGCAATGCGCCCGCCCGCGCGCTGTACGAGGGATTGGGCTTTGCCACCAGTTACGGGTACTGGTACCGCGTGCGGCAATGA
- the sppA gene encoding signal peptide peptidase SppA — MLPTARPSFSQRHPFIFGFLLILAAVALFMGASAALRHLTGGTGPFAGPRVGVVRVEGMIADISKTTAWMDTLRDDPSVRGVLLRVDSPGGGVAASQELLDAVRRMARVKPVVVSMGTVAASGGYYISLGATRVIANPATLTGSIGVKMELPNVQGLMDKLGLARQTLVSGDMKDAGSPFRAMTPQEREYLQALVMDMYDQFVTEVANSRNLPVEKVRAVADGRALTGRQAHELGLVDALGGMDMALTDLQQLCGIAERPVLVEQPKPSSWLRDALETVLDLQPASRVAAPGFLYVY, encoded by the coding sequence TCAGCCAGCGGCATCCGTTCATCTTCGGATTCCTGCTCATTCTGGCGGCCGTTGCCCTCTTCATGGGGGCTTCGGCCGCCTTGCGCCATTTGACCGGCGGCACGGGCCCGTTCGCGGGCCCGCGCGTCGGGGTGGTGCGGGTTGAAGGCATGATTGCCGACATTTCCAAGACCACCGCGTGGATGGACACGCTGCGCGACGATCCTTCGGTGCGCGGCGTGCTGCTGCGGGTGGATTCGCCCGGCGGCGGCGTTGCCGCATCGCAGGAACTGCTGGACGCCGTGCGCCGCATGGCCCGCGTGAAGCCGGTGGTGGTGTCCATGGGCACCGTGGCCGCGTCCGGCGGGTACTACATCTCGCTGGGGGCCACGCGCGTCATCGCCAACCCCGCCACGCTCACCGGTTCCATCGGCGTGAAGATGGAACTGCCCAACGTGCAGGGCCTGATGGACAAGCTGGGCCTGGCCCGGCAGACGCTGGTTTCCGGCGACATGAAGGACGCGGGCTCGCCGTTCCGGGCCATGACCCCGCAGGAACGCGAGTACCTGCAAGCGCTGGTCATGGACATGTACGACCAGTTCGTGACCGAGGTGGCCAACTCGCGCAACCTGCCGGTGGAAAAGGTGCGCGCCGTGGCCGACGGCCGCGCGCTGACCGGGCGGCAGGCCCATGAACTGGGCCTGGTGGACGCACTGGGCGGCATGGACATGGCCCTGACCGATTTGCAGCAGTTGTGCGGCATTGCCGAACGGCCCGTGCTGGTGGAACAGCCCAAGCCCTCGTCGTGGCTGCGCGATGCGCTGGAAACGGTGCTGGACCTGCAACCGGCGTCGCGGGTGGCTGCGCCCGGTTTCCTGTACGTGTATTGA